One window from the genome of Haloprofundus halobius encodes:
- a CDS encoding ATP-binding protein encodes MSNLGDFTEFDSDDGEPSAEPRSDAADSSASGTEDSDVASDARDTGDADESADAAEGSFDRLDVDPADADRGLGALSVSQGLCVAEDERDTALRAFVTTGNRDTVRLGKYLLVPYPDTETLFCRITGLEYAQEFQADDATEIHARRAMRRTEFPERDYKFVAALDPVAVLYDDGGELKRRMTDRVPKPGATVTEATDAEEIKTGLKIPGEGVFLGHLSVGGEKVRTAADPPTIDYRVKDDYSEGDPLVFRHTLVAGGTGSGKTHASKNVLRQYLSGERTYEMGDGRTARPAVVQFDPQDEYAQMHDDNPELDSEFARRLDREGVAYGGHDDTLAFVPQVGDASYPGEGHRAERVRFTIPFSMVRRWPWLVAGAALNDNQYNALTLLLDRYFRQNPSGTYKGFQSFLDDPALREELNESGHVHEATFDAVKRKTRTKAANDVFDGDARPITELVHQLVRPGGLTVVPTYHVSNSRAAEMVVLAVSSLLIDEKLSNDPEYERLDETPVVLGMDEAHNFLADADSVQARNVIGKFTEAAKQGRKERLGLFLITQDPQDVADSVFKQINTKLVLNLGDEDAIKSVNIPPNLESKVPYMEKGQMVVYSPDNSEPVELIGLSKCLTRHGR; translated from the coding sequence ATGTCTAACCTCGGTGACTTCACCGAATTCGATTCCGACGACGGCGAGCCGTCCGCCGAACCGCGGAGCGACGCCGCCGACAGCTCGGCCTCCGGCACAGAGGATTCAGACGTCGCGTCCGACGCCCGCGACACCGGAGACGCCGACGAGTCCGCCGACGCTGCCGAGGGGTCGTTCGACCGCCTCGACGTGGACCCCGCCGACGCCGACCGCGGCCTCGGTGCGCTCTCGGTGTCGCAGGGGCTCTGCGTCGCCGAAGACGAACGCGACACCGCCCTCCGCGCGTTCGTCACGACCGGCAACCGCGACACCGTCCGCCTCGGCAAGTACCTGCTCGTCCCGTATCCGGACACCGAGACGCTGTTCTGTCGCATCACCGGGTTGGAGTACGCCCAGGAGTTCCAGGCCGACGACGCGACCGAGATTCACGCTCGCCGAGCGATGCGACGGACCGAGTTCCCCGAGCGCGACTACAAGTTCGTCGCGGCGCTGGACCCGGTCGCGGTACTGTACGACGACGGGGGCGAACTGAAACGTCGGATGACCGATCGCGTCCCGAAACCGGGTGCGACGGTGACGGAGGCGACCGACGCCGAGGAGATAAAGACGGGGCTGAAGATTCCCGGCGAGGGCGTCTTCCTCGGGCATCTCTCGGTCGGCGGCGAGAAGGTCCGCACCGCCGCGGACCCGCCGACTATCGACTATCGCGTCAAGGACGACTACAGCGAGGGCGACCCGCTCGTCTTCCGCCACACGCTCGTCGCCGGCGGCACCGGGTCGGGGAAGACCCACGCCTCGAAGAACGTCCTCCGGCAGTATCTGTCAGGAGAGCGCACCTACGAGATGGGCGACGGCCGGACCGCGCGCCCGGCGGTGGTCCAGTTCGACCCGCAGGACGAGTACGCGCAGATGCACGACGACAACCCGGAGTTAGATAGCGAGTTCGCCAGACGACTCGACCGCGAGGGCGTCGCCTACGGCGGCCACGACGACACCCTCGCGTTCGTCCCGCAGGTCGGCGACGCCTCCTACCCCGGCGAGGGCCACCGCGCCGAACGGGTCCGCTTCACTATCCCCTTCTCGATGGTGCGCCGCTGGCCGTGGCTGGTCGCGGGCGCGGCGCTCAACGACAACCAGTACAACGCGCTCACGCTGCTTCTGGACCGGTACTTCCGGCAGAACCCGTCCGGGACGTACAAGGGGTTCCAGTCGTTCCTCGACGACCCGGCGCTGCGCGAGGAACTCAACGAGTCGGGTCACGTCCACGAAGCGACGTTCGACGCGGTCAAGCGGAAGACGCGGACCAAGGCCGCAAACGACGTGTTCGACGGCGACGCCCGGCCCATCACCGAGTTGGTCCACCAACTCGTCCGACCGGGCGGACTCACGGTGGTGCCGACGTACCACGTCTCGAACAGTCGCGCGGCGGAGATGGTCGTCCTCGCGGTGTCGAGTCTGCTCATCGACGAGAAACTCTCGAACGACCCCGAGTACGAGCGTCTCGACGAGACGCCCGTGGTTCTCGGCATGGACGAGGCGCACAACTTCCTCGCCGACGCCGACAGCGTCCAAGCCAGAAACGTCATCGGAAAGTTCACCGAGGCGGCCAAACAGGGCCGAAAGGAGCGACTCGGCCTGTTCCTCATCACGCAGGACCCCCAAGACGTCGCCGACTCGGTGTTCAAGCAGATAAACACGAAACTCGTGTTGAATCTCGGCGACGAGGACGCCATCAAATCGGTGAACATCCCGCCGAACCTCGAAAGTAAGGTACCGTACATGGAGAAAGGACAGATGGTCGTCTACTCGCCGGACAACTCCGAACCGGTGGAACTCATCGGCCTGTCGAAGTGTCTGACGCGGCACGGGCGGTAG
- a CDS encoding universal stress protein, with the protein MTKRILIPVDGSPQSTAALSFVAEEWPDAEVTVLHVINPTDAGGSPSAGIPSGAEEWFEIEKERSASLLADAASVVDRSVRTRTEVGRPTRTILDVVESGEFDHVVMGSHGRSGVSRILLGSVTEAVVRESPVPVTVVR; encoded by the coding sequence ATGACAAAACGTATCCTGATTCCGGTCGATGGGTCGCCGCAGTCGACGGCAGCGCTCTCGTTCGTCGCCGAGGAGTGGCCCGATGCGGAGGTGACGGTACTCCACGTCATCAACCCCACGGACGCGGGAGGGAGCCCGAGCGCCGGAATTCCCAGCGGCGCGGAGGAGTGGTTCGAGATCGAGAAAGAGCGCTCGGCGTCGCTGCTCGCGGACGCGGCGTCCGTCGTCGACCGCTCGGTACGGACGCGAACGGAGGTCGGACGCCCGACGCGGACGATTCTCGACGTCGTCGAGTCCGGCGAGTTCGACCACGTGGTGATGGGGAGCCACGGTCGAAGCGGCGTCTCACGCATCCTCCTCGGGAGCGTCACCGAGGCCGTCGTCCGCGAGTCGCCGGTGCCCGTGACGGTCGTCAGATAG
- a CDS encoding amphi-Trp domain-containing protein has product MADKTESKQEQTRSQFASYLRSLADELESGDEVRLTVGNKDVTVHPPESFDTEVSVVERSAALRGNRETIELTAEWKVD; this is encoded by the coding sequence ATGGCCGACAAAACTGAGAGTAAACAGGAGCAGACCAGGTCGCAGTTCGCAAGCTATCTGCGAAGCCTGGCCGACGAGTTGGAGTCGGGCGACGAAGTTCGACTGACCGTTGGAAACAAAGACGTGACCGTACACCCGCCGGAGTCGTTCGACACCGAAGTGTCGGTGGTCGAGCGGTCCGCGGCGCTTCGAGGAAACAGGGAGACGATCGAACTCACCGCCGAGTGGAAGGTGGACTGA
- a CDS encoding KaiC domain-containing protein, whose product MSGDDDWFERALREESDEDDERAGADAAAGNEGADAADETGSDGETAESDSPLGNAESTPSGTDGPDRDEREGRNENFGFGGEAFGGGGTGDDFGFGGGEAFGGGGTGDDFGFGGGGETFGDDDFDESSFDSDIERVRIGIDGLDEMILGGIPKRSLMVAIGSAGTGKTTFGLQFLDEALRDDGRAVFITLEQSREAVLSTAEEKGWPFRRYVEEDRLAVVELDPVEMANSLASIRNDLPELVEEFGADRLVLDSVSLLEMMYDHPSKRRSEVFDFARSLKQVGVTTMLTSEASEDNPYTSKHGIVEYLTDAVFVLQYVRPSNFRETRLAIEIQKIRDANHSRETKPYEITQSGISVYQQANIF is encoded by the coding sequence ATGAGCGGAGACGACGACTGGTTCGAGCGCGCGCTCCGCGAGGAGTCCGACGAGGACGACGAGAGGGCCGGAGCCGACGCGGCAGCCGGAAACGAGGGAGCCGACGCGGCGGACGAAACGGGGTCGGACGGCGAGACGGCCGAGAGCGACTCGCCCCTCGGAAACGCCGAGTCGACGCCGTCGGGGACCGACGGTCCGGACCGTGACGAACGAGAAGGTCGTAACGAGAACTTCGGTTTCGGCGGCGAGGCGTTCGGCGGTGGCGGAACTGGCGACGACTTCGGTTTCGGCGGCGGCGAAGCGTTCGGCGGCGGAGGAACCGGCGACGACTTCGGCTTCGGTGGCGGCGGCGAGACGTTCGGCGACGACGATTTCGACGAGTCGTCGTTCGACTCCGACATCGAGCGCGTCAGAATCGGCATCGACGGCCTCGACGAGATGATTCTCGGCGGGATTCCGAAACGGTCGCTCATGGTCGCCATCGGCAGCGCCGGGACCGGGAAGACGACGTTCGGCCTCCAGTTTCTCGACGAGGCGCTGCGAGACGACGGGAGAGCTGTGTTCATCACGCTCGAACAGAGCCGCGAGGCCGTGCTGTCGACGGCCGAAGAGAAGGGGTGGCCGTTCCGGCGGTACGTCGAGGAGGACCGCCTCGCCGTCGTCGAACTCGACCCCGTCGAGATGGCCAACAGCCTCGCGAGCATCCGCAACGACCTGCCCGAACTCGTCGAGGAGTTCGGGGCCGACCGACTCGTCCTCGACTCGGTGTCGCTTCTGGAGATGATGTACGACCACCCCTCGAAGCGGCGCAGCGAGGTGTTCGACTTCGCCCGCTCGCTCAAGCAGGTCGGCGTGACGACGATGCTCACCTCCGAGGCGAGCGAGGACAACCCCTACACCTCCAAACACGGTATCGTCGAGTATCTCACCGACGCGGTGTTCGTGTTGCAGTACGTCCGTCCGTCGAACTTCCGGGAGACGCGACTGGCCATCGAGATCCAGAAGATACGCGACGCCAACCACTCCCGCGAGACGAAACCGTACGAAATCACCCAGAGCGGTATCAGCGTCTACCAGCAGGCGAATATCTTCTAA